A window from Culex pipiens pallens isolate TS chromosome 3, TS_CPP_V2, whole genome shotgun sequence encodes these proteins:
- the LOC120412945 gene encoding myosin heavy chain encodes MMNGGGNPAVTLFSDPGQVQVANTSGLQRAEEEEALEDQKRRQQELADEVYHAFDDLIEDDHGNEDTLNSLSYASNYSDQQQHQHPPPPPGVPSYSPSTGHRFLDGIATKNGPSPGLMAGSGDGGHHPAHQQHAEVRHWKQLLESKTREFEHVTRQLHDKTREYDQKVNDLKKRLMLAEGDRDRAEMTRSQTHTLLVESKTKIAEQDDRIGELKGKIRGLEEVNLKQEADLVNKNTMLQDALQKCHMLEVNAGQKATRHTDNLLKQAEEKYSAKVTMMQQQIDKLRGECEDRQHEVRRFEVRCEELQSLREQLLAERNETVQRLQDNLEESQHKCESLLAKTMNLTGFSQDNMRLQTKVNALEQQTHDMQRTINTLTQRLETSNAELELMDSMLCAGEDATQKLDPTCTFAASRKNLVGSTPINPNLKNTEDRVTKLKHELLICMNGQKEKRETIKRLETDLAARDREIQQLKKDESDALVQMNQYKEEAFRLGSKLKILEGELDKCYKKDQNNSKQPRRSSFDKQDALEEKIFALQQEKLALEDKLTKLDQDHTRLQDKCKRLESDSKSADTVKLELEKQKFLLKDAQSECDRVKQLYIEISSCKDAVARELSVLKSQDPAHEMASLSEKVASLERALQLAELKCSEFGKLLEREKCEHERLLRELHERQRENANRSDGADKERKQAANSSCKRCIDSLAEISKLEIQNLQLQNTCASHLREMSELKSALSESRTTINDLHQKLDLKAERDQLIDDLKEKAAQFEEFMRNQNTSGSTSSSGNSSTTTKDSATSPQPKRSLRDQSVSTSPELQDVESRKVAREQEHKIREEMARAFAAEMKIIEEKFKGQFFKFEDNISGLKKELHERSNELQVRNKEVEVLKFAIVNEREKITEILTKKNDEARALFDKQAEVMKKYRVELDNANHKVQFLEGQLEEKRELIQAERDSMEKLIQQVTEERKLFHERELEVIEKFKEIEQEYNKSLEMVTEKYNSVKKTALNYKKYAEDKEQHMMKEYDRIKEGYNAALLKVQNRAKEALESKERSMQERMSKLESELYQARIKGGV; translated from the exons ATTCCTCGACGGCATCGCCACCAAAAATGGCCCTTCCCCAGGACTCATGGCCGGTTCCGGTGACGGCGGTCACCATCCCGCCCACCAGCAACACGCGGAGGTCCGCCACTGGAAGCAGCTGCTGGAGTCGAAAACGCGCGAATTTGAGCACGTGACGCGCCAACTGCACGACAAGACGCGCGAGTACGACCAGAAGGTGAACGATCTGAAGAAGCGGCTGATGCTGGCCGAGGGCGACCGGGACCGGGCCGAAATGACGCGGAGTCAGACGCACACGCTGCTGGTGGAGAGCAAGACCAAGATTGCCGAGCAGGACGATCGGATCGGGGAGTTGAAGGGGAAGATTCGGGGGTTAGAGGAGGTGAATTTGAAGCAGGAAGCGGACTTGGTGAACAAGAATACGATGCTGCAGGATGCGCTGCAAAAGTGTCACATGTTGGAGGTGAACGCCGGTCAGAAGGCGACTCGACATACGGATAACCTGCTGAAGCAAGCGGAGGAGAAGTACAGCGCGAAGGTGACGATGATGCAGCAGCAGATTGATAAGTTACGGGGGGAGTGCGAAGATCGTCAGCACGAGGTTCGTCGGTTCGAGGTTCGCTGCGAGGAGTTGCAATCGCTGCGGGAGCAGCTGCTGGCGGAGCGGAACGAAACCGTCCAGCGATTGCAGGACAACTTGGAGGAGTCGCAGCACAAGTGCGAGTCGCTGCTGGCGAAGACGATGAACCTGACCGGGTTCAGCCAGGACAACATGCGCCTCCAGACGAAGGTGAACGCGCTGGAGCAGCAAACGCACGACATGCAGCGCACGATCAACACGTTGACGCAGCGGCTGGAGACGTCCAACGCCGAGCTGGAGCTGATGGACAGCATGCTGTGCGCGGGCGAGGACGCGACCCAGAAACTGGATCCGACCTGCACGTTCGCCGCGTCCCGCAAAAACCTCGTCGGAAGCACCCCAATCAACCCGAATCTGAAAAACACCGAAGATCGGGTGACGAAGCTGAAGCACGAACTCCTCATCTGCATGAACGGCCAGAAGGAAAAGCGCGAAACCATCAAACGACTCGAAACGGACCTAGCCGCTCGTGACCGCGAGATTCAACAGCTGAAAAAGGACGAAAGTGACGCACTGGTGCAGATGAACCAGTACAAGGAAGAAGCATTCCGACTCGGCTCTAAGCTGAAGATCCTCGAAGGCGAGCTTGACAAGTGCTACAAAAAAGACCAAAACAACTCCAAACAGCCCCGCCGCTCCAGCTTCGACAAACAGGACGCCCTCGAAGAGAAGATCTTCGCCCTCCAACAGGAAAAACTCGCCCTAGAAGACAAGCTAACCAAGCTCGACCAAGACCACACCCGGTTACAGGACAAGTGCAAACGGCTCGAATCCGACTCCAAATCCGCCGACACCGTCAAACTCGAGCTTGAAAAGCAAAAGTTCCTCCTGAAGGACGCCCAAAGCGAGTGCGATCGCGTAAAGCAGCTCTACATTGAAATCTCCAGCTGCAAGGACGCCGTCGCCCGGGAACTGTCCGTCCTCAAGTCCCAAGATCCGGCCCACGAGATGGCGTCCCTCAGCGAGAAGGTGGCCTCGCTGGAACGCGCCCTGCAGCTTGCGGAGCTCAAGTGTTCCGAGTTTGGCAAGCTGCTGGAGCGGGAAAAGTGCGAGCACGAACGGCTGCTGCGGGAGCTTCACGAGAGGCAGCGGGAAAATGCGAACCGGAGTGATGGTGCGGACAAGGAGCGGAAACAGGCGGCCAACAGCAGCTGTAAAAGGTGCATCGATAGTTTGGCGGAGATTTCGAAG CTCGAAATCCAAAACCTCCAGCTGCAGAACACGTGCGCGTCGCACCTGCGCGAAATGAGCGAACTGAAGAGCGCCCTCAGCGAATCCCGCACCACCATCAACGATCTGCACCAGAAGCTGGACCTAAAGGCCGAGCGCGACCAGCTGATTGACGATCTCAAGGAGAAGGCCGCCCAGTTTGAGGAGTTTATGCGCAACCAGAACACATCCGGCAGTACTAGTAGCAGTGGGAACAGCTCGACGACCACCAAGGACAGCGCCACTTCTCCGCAGCCGAAACGATCTCTGCGGGATCAGAGCGTGTCCACGTCCCCGGAACTGCAGGACGTCGAAAGCCGGAAGGTGGCACGCGAGCAGGAGCACAAGATCCGCGAGGAGATGGCCCGGGCGTTTGCCGCCGAGATGAAGATCATCGAGGAGAAGTTCAAGGGGCAGTTCTTCAAGTTTGAGGACAACATTTCCGGGCTGAAGAAGGAGCTGCACGAGCGGAGCAATGAGTTGCAGGTGCGCAACAAGGAGGTCGAGGTGCTCAAGTTTGCCATCGTGAACGAGCGGGAAAAGATTACGGAGATTCTGACGAAGAAGAACGACGAGGCGCGGGCGCTGTTTGACAAGCAGGCCGAGGTGATGAAGAAGTACCGCGTGGAGCTGGACAACGCCAACCACAAGGTGCAGTTCCTGGAGGGGCAGCTGGAGGAAAAGCGCGAGCTGATCCAGGCCGAGCGGGACTCGATGGAGAAGCTGATCCAGCAGGTCACGGAGGAGCGCAAGCTGTTTCACGAGCGCGAGCTGGAGGTGATTGAAAAGTTCAAGGAGATCGAGCAGGAGTACAATAAAAGCCTCGAGATGGTGACGGAAAAGTACAACTCGGTCAAGAAGACGGCACTCAACTATAAG AAATACGCCGAGGACAAGGAGCAGCACATGATGAAGGAGTACGACCGCATCAAGGAGGGCTACAACGCGGCCCTGCTCAAGGTGCAGAACCGCGCGAAGGAGGCGCTCGAAAGCAAGGAGCGCAGCATGCAGGAACGGATGTCCAAACTCGAGTCGGAGCTGTACCAGGCGCGGATCAAGGGCGGTGTCTAG